Within Myxococcales bacterium, the genomic segment TACCCGACTGAGCTAAACGCTTGACCAACGGATGCTCGGCGTGCGGATGACCTGCGGGGGAGAGATCAACCGCAATAACCTCAGCGCGTGTGCCGACCCATTCGGTGATCTCATCCACCACTTCTTGCGGGGTTCGGCCGGGAGCGAAGCGGTAGTTTACATTGACCTCAAAGACATCGGGGACCACATTGCGTCCTCGGCCGCCTTTTGCCAATGTGGGCGTCATCACCTCGCGGTATATTAGACCATCGATGGTGCAATTTCGGGGCTCCCGCTCAGCAAACTCTGCCAACAATGGCGCGGCCTTGGTTATTGCATTTTCTCCTTGCCAAGGTCTTGCGCTGTGCGCTGTTTTTCCCACAAACCGAAGCGTGGTATGCACCGAGCCCATGCAGCCGAGCTGTAGTTTATTGTCACTAGGCTCAAGACAAATCGCAAGGTCCAGCTTCCCGAGTTCCTTAAACTGATCAAGCAGCGGGCCCAGTCCGTTCTCCTCGTACGGCCCTTCCTCTTTTTCGTAAAATACCAGATGGAGCTCGCACCCAAGCTTATCGCTCGGCATGCGCTCGGCTAACTCGATCATCACCGACAACCCGGACTTCATGTCAGCGGCCCCAGGGCCGTACAATCGATCGCCTTCAATTCGGACGGCACCATCATGTTCCGTGCGCACCGTATCCGTATGGCCGACAAGCCCAATCCTGGGGGCTCCTTGACGCGGATTGAGCACAATCCACAAGCTGTCGCGATGCCGGTGACATTCCGCGCTGGGGATGCTTGCCCGAAGTCGCTGCTCGATCCAATCGCACAACGCCCTCTCCTCTCCGATTGGGCTTGGAATGCTCACCATGTCGAGCAAGGTGCGCTTAAGGGCTTCTCGTATGTCGTGTGAAACCATCAGACCGACACCCCGAAATCCCTCAATGCAGCGTTAAGCGACACCTTGCGGTCGGTGCTCTCGGTACGGGTGCCAATAATCAACGCGCAGGGAACGTGGTATTCTCCCGCGTTAAATCGCTTGGGACGTACGCCGGGAATCACCACCGAGCGTTCAGGCACCCGCCCTCGCATTTCCTTCGGCTCCTTGTCAGTGACGTCGATAATGACGGTGGAGGCCGTCAGCACCACGTTGGCTCCCAAGACGGCCTCTCGACCCACCTCTACGCCCTCAACCACGATCGCGCGCGAACCGATGAACGCCCCATCTCCAATGATCACCGGACTAGCGCCCGGTGGTTCAAGCACCCCGCCGATGCCGACGCCGCCTGACAAGTGGACGTCTTTGCCAATTTGCGCGCACGAGCCAACCGTGGCCCACGTGTCCACCATAGTGCCGGCCCCAACATACGCCCCGATATTCACATATCCGGGCATCACCACGCAGCCAGGCTCCAGATATGCGCCATATCGCACAGTGCCGGGCGGAACGACGCGAATGCCAGCTTTCTTCAGGTCTTTCTTGAGGGGAATCTTGTCATGAAACTCAAACGGCGCCACATCGTGGACTGTCATTTCCTGAAGTGCAAAGTAGAGCAAGATGGCCTGCTTGATCCAGGCGTGAGTCTGCCACGATTCATCGGAGCGCTTCTCCGCAACACGTAGTTTGCCTGCATCAAGCAGTGCGACCGTGTCGTAAACCGACTGTCGATACTCAGCGTGCGCAAGCTGCCCTCGCTCAAGGTACGCCGCCTCGACATGAGATTGTAGTTGCTGAACATTCATGGGCCGTGCATTATAGGGGTTCCCTGGGGCTAGGTCCACGGCAGAAGAACGCCTCGGTGTATCGCATGGTCCCCAGGTGCCGCTTGTGATATAATCAGTGGGACGAATGGTTTTGCGCTACTTTCTGTTGGCCGTGGCTCTCTTGGCGCTTGACGGTTGTCCCCGCAAGGACTCTCACGCGATTGACTCAGGCACCATCTTGACCGACGTGGAGAGTGATGGGCAGCTCGCCAGTGACACGTACACGTCGGACGATGTCGAGGAACCCTGCCAAGAAGGCTGCGCCACCCAGCTGAGCAGCTACCTGGTAGTGACTGGGCCTCCCTCTGCCCCTCGGTTTCAGGGCGCATCGCGCTCTGATGGGCAGACGCTCATCACCTGGGCCGCCAGTGATGGTGTTGTGGTGCGCACGCTTGACAGTGACGGTGCACGGGTGGGTAGTGATGTTTCGGTGGCCGGCCGGACGCCTTGGGCGATTGCAAGCGGGAATAGCGGATTTGGGGTCTTGGTGACCTCCCGAAGCGTTCCTTCTGCCCCAAACATCCAGTACGATGACATACTCACCCTCTTTGCTTTCGACCAAGATGGGCACGGGG encodes:
- a CDS encoding 2,3,4,5-tetrahydropyridine-2,6-dicarboxylate N-succinyltransferase: MNVQQLQSHVEAAYLERGQLAHAEYRQSVYDTVALLDAGKLRVAEKRSDESWQTHAWIKQAILLYFALQEMTVHDVAPFEFHDKIPLKKDLKKAGIRVVPPGTVRYGAYLEPGCVVMPGYVNIGAYVGAGTMVDTWATVGSCAQIGKDVHLSGGVGIGGVLEPPGASPVIIGDGAFIGSRAIVVEGVEVGREAVLGANVVLTASTVIIDVTDKEPKEMRGRVPERSVVIPGVRPKRFNAGEYHVPCALIIGTRTESTDRKVSLNAALRDFGVSV
- the dapE gene encoding succinyl-diaminopimelate desuccinylase, whose protein sequence is MVSHDIREALKRTLLDMVSIPSPIGEERALCDWIEQRLRASIPSAECHRHRDSLWIVLNPRQGAPRIGLVGHTDTVRTEHDGAVRIEGDRLYGPGAADMKSGLSVMIELAERMPSDKLGCELHLVFYEKEEGPYEENGLGPLLDQFKELGKLDLAICLEPSDNKLQLGCMGSVHTTLRFVGKTAHSARPWQGENAITKAAPLLAEFAEREPRNCTIDGLIYREVMTPTLAKGGRGRNVVPDVFEVNVNYRFAPGRTPQEVVDEITEWVGTRAEVIAVDLSPAGHPHAEHPLVKRLAQSGIEAVEPKQAWTDVARFDALGVKAVNFGPGTQAQAHQRNEFTELPPLERGYAILERFLSGLDGDAARL